The nucleotide sequence GCCCCCGTCCGAGCACGGCGAGATCGTCGTCCGGTACGTGCCGGCGGCGGAGGGCGCCGAGATCGGCGGCGACTGGTACGACGCCTTCCTGCAGCGCGGCGGGACGACGGTGCTGGCGATCGGCGACGTGGTCGGGCACGACACCCGCGCCGCGGCCGCGATGGGGCAGGTCCGCGGCCTGCTGCGGGGGATCAGCTACTCCGGTGGCGGCTCACCGGCGGAGGTGCTCAGCGAGCTCGACCGCGCCGTCCAGGGGCTCGCGCTGGACACCATGGCCACCGCGCTGGTCGCCCAGCTGGATCCCGAGCCGGGCGACGGGGCCGGCCGGATGCGGCTGCGCTGGGCCAACGCCGGCCACCCGCCCCCCGTCCTGCTGGCCTCCGACGGCAGCGTGGTGCTGCTCGACGGCAAGCAGGCCGACCTCCTGCTGGGGGTGGCCCCGGAGACCGAGCGCGAGGACCACGTGGCCGTCCTGGCCCCGGGGTCCACGGTGCTGCTCTACACCGACGGTCTCGTGGAGCGGCGGGACCGGGACATCGACGTCGGCACCGAGCAGCTGCTGGACGTCCTCGCCGAGTGCGCCGGGCTGCCCCTCGGCGAGCTGTGCGACCGGGTGCTGGAGCGGATGTTCCTCCCCGACGCCGAGGACGACGTCGCCGTCCTCGCCGTCCGGCTGCGCCCGGAGGCCTGAGACGGGGGCGGACCCGCCGCCGCTGCGCCACCTGCCGTCGCGGACCTCAGCGGACCTGTGGCCCGGTCCGCTACATGTTGCCCGCGCGGTCGGACCCTGCCCCCTGGTGGGGGCAGGGTCCGACCGTGCGCGGATCACCCCTGCCTCACTGGCCGGGCGGCACCTCCAGGTCGGTCGCGGTCCCCTCGGGGGTCTCGGCGTCGTTCGCGGCGCGCAGCTCGGCGTCGCGCGCGGCCATCGCCTCCTGCCGGTCCGGCTCCTCCTCGAGGATGGCCGCGGCCTTCCAGTCGGCCGGGATGGCGAAGGCATCGACCAGCGTGATCATGTGCGGCCGCAGTTCCTTGACCAGCGAGTTCACCGTGGCCGTCAGCGTCTTGGCCCGCGCGGGCGTGAGCTGCCCGTGCTCGAGGAACCAGGCCTTGTCCGCCTCGATGGTCGACAGCGCGTACAGGTCGCAGACGGTGTCGAGCAGCGTCTTCACGGCGGGGTCGGTGGCGCGGTCGACGCCCTCGACGAACGCCTCCAGCACGACCCGGTCGATGTGCGCCCGCGCGGTCGACAGCACGTGGTCCTGCACGTCGTTGAACATGTCGAACGGGGCCATGCCCTCGGCCGCGGAGTTCTTCCGCAGCCGGCGGGTGGCGCCCTCGAGCGAGTGCTTCTCGCGGAACTCGAACATCTTCAGCTGCCAGCCGCGGTCGAGCATCGGCACCTCGTCGTCCCGGCCGGGGACGGCGTCCACCAGCCGCTGGATGAGGGCGCGCGCCGCCGTCCGCTCCAGTACCGCCTCGCGGACCATGTCGGCGACGAAGCCGACCCGGCCCCAGCCGTCCAGCGAGCCGAAGGCGTCGCGGTAGTCGGTGAGCAGGCCCTTGGCGACCAGCTGCAGCAGCACGGTGTTGTCGCCCTCGAACGTGGTGAAGACGTCCGTGTCGGCCTTGAGGTGCGGCAGCCGGTTCTCCTGCAGGTAGCCGGCGCCCCCGCAGGCCTCGCGGCACATCTGGATGGTGCGCGTGGCGTGCCACGTCTGGGCCGCCTTCAGCCCGGCGGCGCGGGACTCCAGCTCCCGCTGGGCGTGCTCGTCGACCTCCTGTCCGTGCTCGTGCACGGCGGTGTGGATGTCGTGCATGGTCCCGGTCAGCTCCTCCTGCGCGAAGGTCAGCGCGTAGGTGGTCGCCAGCGCGGGCAGCAGCTTCCGCTGGTGCACCAGGTAGTCGTTGATGACGACCTCGCGCTCCTCGCCGGGGGCGGCGAACTGCCGGCGGACCTCGCCGTACCGGACCGCGATGTCCAGGGCCAGCTTCGTGGCCGAGGACGCCGAGCCGCCGACGCTGACCCGGCCGCGCACCAGCGTGCCCAGCATGGTGAAGAAGCGGCGGGTCTCGTTCTCGATCGACGACGTGTAGGTGCCGTCGGCGGCGACCTGCCCGTAGCGGTCGAGCAGCATGTCCCGCGGCACGGCGACGTGGTCGAAGCTCAGCCGGCCGTTGTCGACGCCGAGCAGGCCGGCCTTGGGGCCGTCGTCCCCGATCGTGACGCCGGGCATCGGGGCGCCGTCCTCGTCGCGGATCGGCACCAGCCAGGCGTGCACGCCGTGGTTCTTCCCCTGGGTGACCAGCTGGGCGAAGACGACGGCCATCCGCCCGTCCTTGGCGGCGTTGCCGATGTAGTCCTTGCGCGCGGCCTGGTGCGGGGTGTGCAGGTCGAACGTCTGCGTGGCGGGGTCGTAGGTGCAGGTGGTGCGCAGCTGCTGGACGTCGGAGCCGTGGCCGGTCTCGGTCATGGCGAAGCAGCCGGGCAGGTCGAAGCTCATGATGTCGCGCAGGTAGGTCTCGTGGTGCCGGCGCGTGCCGAGCAGCTGGACGGCGCCGCCGAACAGCCCCCACTGGACGCCGGCCTTGACCATGAGCGACAGGTCGGTGAAGGCCAGCATCTCGATCGAGGTGACCGAGCCGCCGGCGTCGGCCTCGCCGCCGTACTCCTTGGGGAAGCCGAGGGTCACCCGGCCGGACGTCGCCAGCTTCGCCGCCATGCGGGTGACCCGCTCCCGGGCCTCGGCCATCGACTCGCCGTAGACCGGGAGCATGTCCGGGTCGTGCAGGTTCTCCCGCGCGTCGCGGCGGACGTGCGACCAGCGGCCGTCGAGGGCCTCCTGGAGCCGGGCCGCGTCGACCGTGTTCGGCAGGGTGCTCGTCACTGTTCCTCCTGGGACGTCGATCGTGCGGTCGGTGCGGGTCGGTCGGATCCGCGGCCGGGCATCGGGACGACGCCGGTGAGCCCGGACCAGGCCAGGTCGGTGAGGTGGGCGGCCAGGTCGGCGCGGGGCATCGGCCGGTCGGCCCGGAGCCACCAGTCGGCGGCGGCGCGGACCAGGCCGATCAGCCCGTGCCCCCACGGTCCGGCGGGTGCGGGGTCGCGGCCGGCCCGCGTGAGGGCGGTGCGCAGCAGCCCGGCCGCCTCGTCGCCCACGAGGTCGGAGAGGTTGTCGATGGGGTCGGCGTCGACCGGGCGGTCGGTGGGGTGCAGGTGGACGACGAACCGGTACAGCTCGGGGTCGGCCTCGCAGAAGGCGAGGTAGGCCTCGACGGCAGCCGTGGTCATCGCCCGCGGGGAGCCGGCGTGCTCCATCGCCGCCCGCAGCCGGGGGAGCAGCTGCTCGGCGACGCGCGCGCAGACGGCCACGTAGAGGTCGGTGCGGTCGGCGAAGTGCCGGTAGACGACGGTCTTGCTGGTGCCGGCCTCGGCGGCGATCTCCTCCATGCCGACGCCGGCGCCGTGCCGGCCGATCGCGGCGACGGCGGCGTCGACCAGTGCGGCGCGGCGGGCGCGGCGGTGCTCGTCCCACCGCGAGCTCCGCCGGTCCCGCACGGCCGCCGCCGCCTCTCCCGACGACGGGGCCGTCGTCTCCGCTCCCACCGCCTCAAGTTTCACGGAACCCACGGTACCGGGTACTGTGGGTACCGGCCAGTCCCACCCGAGCTCGGAGGTCCTGATGGCTACCCAGAACCCGGCCACCCGCAAGGCCGCGATCGTCGGCGGCAACCGGATCCCGTTCGCGCGGTCCAACTCCGCCTACGCGCAGGCGTCCAACCAGGACATGCTCACCGCCACGCTCGACGGGCTGGTCGCCCGCTTCGGGCTGCAGGGCGAGTCGGTGGGCGAGGTCGTCGCCGGCGCCGTCCTCAAGCACGCGCGCGACTTCAACCTCACGCGTGAGTCCGTGCTCGGCTCCAGGCTCGCGCCGACCACCCCCGCCTACGACGTCCAGCAGGCCTGCGGCACCGGCCTCGAGGCGGCGATCCTGGTCGCCAACAAGATCGCGCTCGGGCAGATCGAGTCCGGCATCGCCGGCGGCGTCGACACGACGTCCGACGCCCCGCTCGCGGTCAGTGACGACCTGCGCCGGGTGCTCATCTCGCTGAACAACGCCAAGACGGTGCAGGACCGGCTCAAGGCGCTGGCGAGGATCCGTCCGGGCATGATCGCGCCGGACATGCCGCGGAACGCGGAACCCCGCACCGGCCTCGCGATGGGCGACCACGCGGCGATCACCGCCAAGGAATGGCAGATCGGCCGGGAGGAGCAGGACGAGCTCGCCGCCCGGTCGCACCGGAACATGGCGGCCGCCTACGACCGCGGCTTCTTCGACGACCTGGTGACGCCGTTCCTCGGCCTGGCCCGCGACAACAACGTGCGGCCGGACTCGAGCGTGGAGAAGCTGGCGAAGCTGAAGCCGGTCTTCGGCAAGGGTGACCCCGACGCCACGATGACGGCGGGCAACTCGACCCCGCTGACCGACGGCGCCTCGGCCGTGCTGCTGGCGTCGGACGAGTGGGCCGAGGCCAAGGGGCTGCCGGTGCTCGCCCACCTGGTCGACGCGCAGACCGCCGCGGTCGACTACGTGCACGGCGGCGAGGGCCTGCTCATGGCGCCGGTGTACGCCGTCCCCGTGTTGCTGGCCCGCAACGGGCTCTCGCTCCAGGACTTCGACTTCTACGAGATCCACGAGGCGTTCGCCTCCACGGTCCTCGCGACGATGAAGGCCTGGGAGGACCCGGCGTACTGCAAGGAGAAGCTGGGCCTCGACGCCCCGCTGGGCTCGATCGACCGCGCCAAGCTGAACGTCCACGGCTCGTCGCTGGCCGCCGGGCACCCGTTCGCCGCGACCGGTGGCCGGATCGTGGCCAGCCTGGCGAAGACGCTGCACGAGGCGGGCCCGGGCAAGCGCGGCCTGATCTCCATCTGCGCCGCCGGCGGTCAGGGCGTCGTCGCCGTCCTCGAGTCCTGACCCCGGTCCGGCGACAGCGCGAACGCCCCATCCCACCTGCGGAAAGGTTGACCTCCAGTGGCTGACTGGTACACGAACTTCGCCAACTCCGGCCTCGGCACCACGATCACCAAGCAGCTGGGCCTGCCGCGCCCGGCCGAGCTGCGCCGCTACGAGCCCGGGGAGCCGCTGCTGCCGGGGCCGGTGGTGGTCGGCTCGGCCGGCCAGGGCCGGCTGCGCGACACCGTCACGGCGGTCCTGCGGGACGCCGGGGTGACGGTGCAGTCGCCGGTGACGGCGGACGGCGGCACCGACGGCGAGAAGCCCGGCGCGGTCGTCCTCGACGCGACCGGCCTGACAGGCCCCGCCGACCTGGCCGCCGCGCACGACTTCCTGGCCCCGGCGATCAAGCGGCTGCGCCGCTCCGGCCGGGTGCTGGTGCTAGCCGACCCGCCCTCGGACGCCGACTCCCCGGCGCAGGCCGCGGCCCGCCAGGCGGTGGACGGACTGGTCCGCTCCATCGCCAAGGAGCTGCTGAACGGGTCCACGGCGAACGCGGTCTACGTGCCCGAGGGCGCCGAGGGGTCGCTGGCGAGCCCGCTGCGCTTCTTCCTCTCCGGCCGGTCGGCCTACGTCGACGGGCAGCTGCTCACCCTGTCGGCGGCCGACGTGCCGGCGGGTGAGGACGACGGGAAGCCGCTGGCCGGGAGGGTCGCCGTCGTCACGGGGGCCGCGCGTGGCATCGGGGCGGCGATCGCGAAGGTCATGGCCCGGGACGGCGCGCACGTCGTCGCCGTCGACATCCCCGCGGCCGGCGACAACCTGGCCTCGGTCGCCAACGAGATCGGCGGGACGGCGTTCCAGCTCGACATCACCGCCGACGACGCGCCGCAGCGGCTGGTCGAGCACCTGCGCGAGCGGCACGGGGGCGTCGACGTCGTCGTGCACAACGCCGGGATCACCCGCGACAAGCTGCTGGTCAACATGGACGCCGCCCGCTGGAACACCGTCATGGCGGTCAACCTGCAGGCGCAGCTCGACCTCACCCAGGCACTGCTGGACGCCGACGGAGTGCTGAAGCCCGACGCCCGCATCGTCTGCGTCTCCTCGCAGTCGGGCATCGCCGGCAACCGCGGCCAGACCAACTACGCGGCGTCCAAGGCCGGCGTCATCGGCATGGTGCGGGCGTGGGCTCCGGAGTTCGCGAAGCGGGGCGCGACCATCAACGCCGTCGCCCCGGGCTTCATCGTCACCGAGATGACGGCGAAGATGCCCTTCGGCACCCGGGAGATCGGGTCGCGGATCAACTCGCTGCAGCAGGGCGGCCTGCCGGTCGACGTCGCCGAGACGATCGCCTGGCTGTCGCAGCCGGGCAGCGCCGGGGTCAACGGCCAGACGGTCCGCGTCTGCGGCCAGTCGCTGCTGGGGGCCTGAGGTGAGCGAGCCCTCGACGGGCCGGACGGAGCTGGAGCAGCCGCCGAACATGGCGGCGCTCTTCGCCCGGGCCGCGCTCACCGCCCGCGGCCGCGGCGGCGACCTGCCCGACACCCGGCTGGCCCGCACCGGCGTGCCGGTGGACGCCGGGCACCTGGCCGAGTACGCCCGCGTCTGCGGGTTCCCGCTGGCCGACACCCTGCCGCCCACCTATCCGCACATGCTCACGTTCCCGCTGCAGCTGGCGCTGATGGGCGACCGCTCCTTCCCGCTGGCGCTGCCCGGGCTGGTGCACGTGCGCAACCGGATCGACGTGCTGCGCCCGGTGCGCACCGACGAGGTGCTCGACCTCGAGGTGTGGGCCGAGCGGTTCGCCGGGCACCGCAGCGGGGCGACCGTCGACCTCTGCGCCTCGGTGTCGGCAGGCGGCGCCGAGGTCTGGCGCAGCCGCTCGACGTACCTGGCGCGCGGCGCGACGGCGCCAGCGGACGCTCCGGAATCCGATGTGACGGTTGTGGTCGGCGACCTGGACCGGGTGGCCGCCACCTGGCGGATCCCCGCCGACGCCGGTCGGCGCTACGCGACGGTCTCCGGCGACGTGAACCCGATCCACCTGTCCGGTCTCACGGCGAAGGCGTTCGGCTTCAAGCGGGCGATCGCGCACGGCATGTGGGTCAAGGCCCGCGTGCTCGCGGCGGTGGCCAACCGGCTGCCGGACGCGGTCACCGTCGACGTCGGCTTCCGCAAGCCGCTGTTCCTGCCGTCGACGGTCACCCTGTCGACGGCGCAGGCCGACGGTGGCTGGGACGTCGCCGTCCGCCATGCGACGAACGGCAGCGAGCACCTGGTCGGTACCGTCCGCCCTCTCCGATGAGGAAGGCGCCGGCATGCCCGTCTCGTTCGACCTGACCGAGGACCAGCTCGAGCTGCAGAAGTGGGTGCACGAGTTCGCCGCGAACGTCGTCCGCCCGGCGGCGCACGAGTACGACGAGCGGGAGGTCTTCCCGTGGGAGGTCCTGCAGGAGGCGGCGAAGATCGGGCTGTACTCGCTCGACTTCTTCGCCACCCAGTGGTTCGACGAGTCCGGCCTCGGCATCCCGCTCACCATGGAGGAGCTCTTCTGGGGTGACGCGGGGATCGGGCTGGCTATCGTCGGGACCACCCTGGCTGCGGCATCCGTGCGCGCGAACGGCACCGACGAGCAGGTCGGGCAGTGGATCCCGGCGATGTTCGGCACCGAGAGCGAGCCGAAGGTGGCGGCGTTCTGCTCGTCGGAGCCCGATGCCGGCTCCGACGTCGGCGCGATGCGCACCCGGGCGGTCTACGACGAGAAGACCGACGAGTGGGTGCTCACCGGCACCAAGACCTGGGCCACCAACGGCGGCATCGCCGACATCCACGTGGTCACCGCCGTCGTCGACCCCGAGCTCAAGGCCCGCGGGCACGCCAGCTTCGTCGTTCCGCCGGGCACGAAGGGCATCAGCCAGGGGCAGAAGTTCCTCAAGCACGGCATCCGCGCCTCGCACACCGCGGAGGTCGTGCTGGACGAGTGCCGGATCCCCGGCGACTGCCTGCTCGGCGGCCGCGAGAAGCTCGAGGAGCGACTGGCCCGCGCCCGCGAGGGCGTCAAGAGCGGCCGCACCCAGCCGTCGATGGCCACGTTCGAGCGCACCCGGCCCGCGGTCGGTGCCCAGGCGGTCGGCGTGGCCCGGGCCGCCTACGACTACGCGCTCGACTACGCCAGGCAGCGGGTGCAGTTCGGCCGGCCGATCATCGAGAACCAGGCGATCGCCTTCCTGCTCGCCGACATGAAGACCTCCATCGACGCGGCCCGGCTGCTGGTCTGGCGGGCCGCCTGGATGGCCCGCAACGGCCAGCAGTTCACCGCCGCCGAGGGGTCGATGTCCAAGCTCGTCGCGGGTGAGACGGCGGTGCGGGTGACGGAGAAGGCCATGCAGATCCTCGGCGGCAACGGCTACACCCGCGACTACCCGGTCGAGCGGATGGCGCGCGACGCGAAGATCTACACCATCTTCGAGGGCACCTCGGAGATCCAGCGGCTGGTCATCGCCCGCACGATCTCCGGCGTCCACGTGCGCTGATCAACGGGCATCGGGCGGGAGCGCGGCCAGGACGGCGTCCAGCACCCGCCCGGCGCCGAAGCGGACCACGTCGTCGGTGACGAGCCCGGTCTCCGCGGCGGCGTCGTCGACCGCCCGCCGGGCGGCGGCGTCGTCCAGGCCGGCGGTGTTGAGCGCGACGGCGGCGACCTGGGCGGGGCGCACCCACCCGGCGGCCTGCTCGTAGCCGCGCACGATCTCCGGCAGCGGGGGCAGCGCGGTGCCCGGGTAGTCGAAGACGGCGGTCCGCCCCACCCGGTGGCACAGCACCAGGGCATCGGCCGACGACCCGTGCAGCAGGCCGAGGGTCACCCCGGAGTAGGCCGGGTGGTAGATCGAGCCCTGTCCCTCCAGCCAGAGCAGGTCCCCACGGGTCGCCCCCTCCCGGACCAGCCGATCGGCCGCGCCGGCGACGAAGTCGGAGATCACGTGGTCGACGGCCATGCCCCAGCCGGAGATCGCGACGCCGGTCTGCCCGGTGGCCACGAAGACCGAGCCCCGCCCGCGGTCGCGCGCCGCCCGGTCCAGCTCGAGGACGACGCTCATCTTCCCGATCGCGCAGTCGGAGCCGACCGTGTGGACGACGCGGGCCCCGACCGGCTCGGCGAGCGGGACCCCGAGGTCGGCCGGCACCGCGCGCAGGTCCCGGATCCCGACCCCGGCCGCCCGGGCAGCTGCCGCGAGCTCCGGATCGGCGCCCAGATCCGTGTGCAGCCCCGCTTCGACGTGCATCCCCAGGCCCAGCGCGGCCAGCAGCACCTCCCGCCAGGCGGCCGTGAGCCGGCCACCGAGCGGCGCGACGCCCAGCAGCACCGTCGTCGCCCCCAGGTCCCGGGCCGCCGCCACGTCGGCGACCACGGGAGCGGGGGACGCGCAGAAGGGGACGACGTCCACCGCCCGCCGCCCGGCGTGCGCGGAATCGATCACGCACACCACCTCGCGCGTGCCGTAGCGCAGCACCCCGTGCGCGGTCTTCGCGTAGGACTCGGCGAGCTGCCCGCCGGTCAGGACCGCCAGCCGCTCCCCGCTCACGCCGCCTCCTCCGCGACGAGCCCGAGGCCCGGTGCGTCCGGCAGCACCAGCCGCCCGTCGGCGAGCCCCAGGCCGGTGAACGGCTCGTCGCTGATCAGCAGGTGGCCGTCCAGGTCGACGAGGTCGGCCAGCGCACCGAGCTGGGCGGCCTGGGCGATCCCGAGCTGCGACTCGATCATGCAGCCCAGCATCACCCGCAGGTCCAGCGCGGCGGCGGCGGCCAGCATGCGCTGCGCCTCCCGGATGCCGCCGCACTTGGCCAGCTTCACCACGATGCCGTCGGCGTAACCGGCCACGGCGGGCACGGAGGCGAGGTCCTTGCAGCCCTCGTCGACGAAGACCGGCAACCGGTCCGGCAGCTCGCGGTAGCGCGCGAAGGAGTCGAGGTCGGCCGCGGGGAAGGGCTGCTCGACCATCTCCACGCCGAGCTCCCGCAGCTGCGGGGTGAGGTCCCGGGCCTCCTCGAACGTCCAGCCCTCGTTGCCGTCGATCCGCAGCCGGGCGCCGGAGACCGCCCGGATCGCCGCCAGCCGCTCCAGGTCGCCGGGGCCGCCGACCTTCACCTTGTAGACGGCGAAACCCGGGGCCCGGCGCACGCGGGCGACGGTCTCCTCCACCGTCGAGATGCCGATCGTGAAGCTCGTCGGCGGGGCGACGCCGTCGAGGCCGAGGAGCCGCCACACCGGCAGGCCGTACCGGCGGCCGACCCAGTCGTGCGCGGCGCCGTCGAGGGCCATCTTCGCGCCCTGGGGCCCGTCCCAGGCGCGCAGCCGGCGGGCGATGCCCTCGAGGTCGCGCAGGTCGTCGCCGAGCAGGGCGGCGCCGTCGGCGGCGACGGCCTCGGCCATGCCGGCCACCGACTCGCCCCAGTACGCCACCGGCGCCCCCTCGCCGGAGGCCCGGACGCCGCCGGCGTCGACCGTGACGACGAGGACCTCCTCGGTGTCCACCGACGACCGGGCGATGGTGAACGTGTCGCGCAGGCGCAGCGTCCGGGGTCGGCAGGTGATCTCCACGGGAGCAGTCTCGCGGGCCGGGGCCCGGATGTCCCGCGCGAACGGGTTCCCGCCGTGCTCGGTATCGATGAGGCAACGATTGCGCTGCAGGTCCGCTTCGGGTGGCCGAGCTGCGCAGACAGCGCCAAGGTCGGAGACGGAACGCAGCACTGCCCGCCGAGCCTCCGGAGGATCCCGTGCGAACGACCCGACTCCTGTCCCTCAGTGCCGCCGGAGCCCTGGCCCTCACCGCGTGCAGCGGAGGTGGGGAGAGCGTCGACACCGGGGACGGTGGCGGCGGCGCCGGCGGGGGTGGGGGCGACGTGCTGGCGGTCGCGGTCGGTGCCCAGCCCGACCAGTTCGACCCGCACGTCACCAGCGCGTACCCGAGCTTCCAGGTGCTGGAGAACGTCTACGACACCCTCGTCGTCCCGAACCCCGACGACCTGACGATGGAACCGAGCCTGGCCACCGACTGGGAGACCAGCGAGGACGGCCTGACCTGGACGTTCACCCTCCGCGAGAACGTGACCTTCCACGACGGCAGCGAGTTCGACGCCGCCGACGTCGTCTACTCCTACAACCGGATCATGGACGAGCAGCTCCAGAACGCCTACCGGTTCGAGAACGTCGAGTCGGTCGAGGCGGTGGACCCGCAGACCGTCGAGATCACCGTCAGCCAGCCGACGCCCAACCTGCCGGCGCTGCTCGGTGGCTTCAAGGGCACCGCGATCATCCCCGAGGGCGCCGCCGAGGAGTACGACCTCACCACCGAGGCCGTGGGCACCGGGCCCTTCACGCTGGAGAGCTCGAGCGCGAGCAGCACCGAGCTCGCCGCCTACGAGGACTACTGGGGCGGCGCGCCGAGCGTCGGTGGCGTCGAGTTCCGGTACATCGCCGAACCGGCCGCGGCGCTGACCGCGCTGGAGAACGGCGAGGTGCAGTGGACCGACAACGTGCCGCCGCAGCAGATCGAGTCGCTGCAGGGCGACCAGGACGTCGAGCTGCAGAGCATCCCGAGCGTCGACTACTGGTACATGTCGATGAACTTCGACCGGGAGCCGTTCGGCAACCCGCTGGTGCGGCAGGCGATCGCCACGGCCGTCGACCGGGAGGCCGTCACCGAGGCGGCCCGCTTC is from Blastococcus sp. HT6-4 and encodes:
- a CDS encoding acyl-CoA dehydrogenase — its product is MTSTLPNTVDAARLQEALDGRWSHVRRDARENLHDPDMLPVYGESMAEARERVTRMAAKLATSGRVTLGFPKEYGGEADAGGSVTSIEMLAFTDLSLMVKAGVQWGLFGGAVQLLGTRRHHETYLRDIMSFDLPGCFAMTETGHGSDVQQLRTTCTYDPATQTFDLHTPHQAARKDYIGNAAKDGRMAVVFAQLVTQGKNHGVHAWLVPIRDEDGAPMPGVTIGDDGPKAGLLGVDNGRLSFDHVAVPRDMLLDRYGQVAADGTYTSSIENETRRFFTMLGTLVRGRVSVGGSASSATKLALDIAVRYGEVRRQFAAPGEEREVVINDYLVHQRKLLPALATTYALTFAQEELTGTMHDIHTAVHEHGQEVDEHAQRELESRAAGLKAAQTWHATRTIQMCREACGGAGYLQENRLPHLKADTDVFTTFEGDNTVLLQLVAKGLLTDYRDAFGSLDGWGRVGFVADMVREAVLERTAARALIQRLVDAVPGRDDEVPMLDRGWQLKMFEFREKHSLEGATRRLRKNSAAEGMAPFDMFNDVQDHVLSTARAHIDRVVLEAFVEGVDRATDPAVKTLLDTVCDLYALSTIEADKAWFLEHGQLTPARAKTLTATVNSLVKELRPHMITLVDAFAIPADWKAAAILEEEPDRQEAMAARDAELRAANDAETPEGTATDLEVPPGQ
- a CDS encoding TetR/AcrR family transcriptional regulator — its product is MKLEAVGAETTAPSSGEAAAAVRDRRSSRWDEHRRARRAALVDAAVAAIGRHGAGVGMEEIAAEAGTSKTVVYRHFADRTDLYVAVCARVAEQLLPRLRAAMEHAGSPRAMTTAAVEAYLAFCEADPELYRFVVHLHPTDRPVDADPIDNLSDLVGDEAAGLLRTALTRAGRDPAPAGPWGHGLIGLVRAAADWWLRADRPMPRADLAAHLTDLAWSGLTGVVPMPGRGSDRPAPTARSTSQEEQ
- a CDS encoding acetyl-CoA C-acetyltransferase → MATQNPATRKAAIVGGNRIPFARSNSAYAQASNQDMLTATLDGLVARFGLQGESVGEVVAGAVLKHARDFNLTRESVLGSRLAPTTPAYDVQQACGTGLEAAILVANKIALGQIESGIAGGVDTTSDAPLAVSDDLRRVLISLNNAKTVQDRLKALARIRPGMIAPDMPRNAEPRTGLAMGDHAAITAKEWQIGREEQDELAARSHRNMAAAYDRGFFDDLVTPFLGLARDNNVRPDSSVEKLAKLKPVFGKGDPDATMTAGNSTPLTDGASAVLLASDEWAEAKGLPVLAHLVDAQTAAVDYVHGGEGLLMAPVYAVPVLLARNGLSLQDFDFYEIHEAFASTVLATMKAWEDPAYCKEKLGLDAPLGSIDRAKLNVHGSSLAAGHPFAATGGRIVASLAKTLHEAGPGKRGLISICAAGGQGVVAVLES
- a CDS encoding 3-oxoacyl-ACP reductase yields the protein MADWYTNFANSGLGTTITKQLGLPRPAELRRYEPGEPLLPGPVVVGSAGQGRLRDTVTAVLRDAGVTVQSPVTADGGTDGEKPGAVVLDATGLTGPADLAAAHDFLAPAIKRLRRSGRVLVLADPPSDADSPAQAAARQAVDGLVRSIAKELLNGSTANAVYVPEGAEGSLASPLRFFLSGRSAYVDGQLLTLSAADVPAGEDDGKPLAGRVAVVTGAARGIGAAIAKVMARDGAHVVAVDIPAAGDNLASVANEIGGTAFQLDITADDAPQRLVEHLRERHGGVDVVVHNAGITRDKLLVNMDAARWNTVMAVNLQAQLDLTQALLDADGVLKPDARIVCVSSQSGIAGNRGQTNYAASKAGVIGMVRAWAPEFAKRGATINAVAPGFIVTEMTAKMPFGTREIGSRINSLQQGGLPVDVAETIAWLSQPGSAGVNGQTVRVCGQSLLGA
- a CDS encoding MaoC/PaaZ C-terminal domain-containing protein, which encodes MSEPSTGRTELEQPPNMAALFARAALTARGRGGDLPDTRLARTGVPVDAGHLAEYARVCGFPLADTLPPTYPHMLTFPLQLALMGDRSFPLALPGLVHVRNRIDVLRPVRTDEVLDLEVWAERFAGHRSGATVDLCASVSAGGAEVWRSRSTYLARGATAPADAPESDVTVVVGDLDRVAATWRIPADAGRRYATVSGDVNPIHLSGLTAKAFGFKRAIAHGMWVKARVLAAVANRLPDAVTVDVGFRKPLFLPSTVTLSTAQADGGWDVAVRHATNGSEHLVGTVRPLR
- a CDS encoding acyl-CoA dehydrogenase family protein → MPVSFDLTEDQLELQKWVHEFAANVVRPAAHEYDEREVFPWEVLQEAAKIGLYSLDFFATQWFDESGLGIPLTMEELFWGDAGIGLAIVGTTLAAASVRANGTDEQVGQWIPAMFGTESEPKVAAFCSSEPDAGSDVGAMRTRAVYDEKTDEWVLTGTKTWATNGGIADIHVVTAVVDPELKARGHASFVVPPGTKGISQGQKFLKHGIRASHTAEVVLDECRIPGDCLLGGREKLEERLARAREGVKSGRTQPSMATFERTRPAVGAQAVGVARAAYDYALDYARQRVQFGRPIIENQAIAFLLADMKTSIDAARLLVWRAAWMARNGQQFTAAEGSMSKLVAGETAVRVTEKAMQILGGNGYTRDYPVERMARDAKIYTIFEGTSEIQRLVIARTISGVHVR
- a CDS encoding DUF1611 domain-containing protein produces the protein MSGERLAVLTGGQLAESYAKTAHGVLRYGTREVVCVIDSAHAGRRAVDVVPFCASPAPVVADVAAARDLGATTVLLGVAPLGGRLTAAWREVLLAALGLGMHVEAGLHTDLGADPELAAAARAAGVGIRDLRAVPADLGVPLAEPVGARVVHTVGSDCAIGKMSVVLELDRAARDRGRGSVFVATGQTGVAISGWGMAVDHVISDFVAGAADRLVREGATRGDLLWLEGQGSIYHPAYSGVTLGLLHGSSADALVLCHRVGRTAVFDYPGTALPPLPEIVRGYEQAAGWVRPAQVAAVALNTAGLDDAAARRAVDDAAAETGLVTDDVVRFGAGRVLDAVLAALPPDAR
- a CDS encoding dipeptide epimerase, with protein sequence MEITCRPRTLRLRDTFTIARSSVDTEEVLVVTVDAGGVRASGEGAPVAYWGESVAGMAEAVAADGAALLGDDLRDLEGIARRLRAWDGPQGAKMALDGAAHDWVGRRYGLPVWRLLGLDGVAPPTSFTIGISTVEETVARVRRAPGFAVYKVKVGGPGDLERLAAIRAVSGARLRIDGNEGWTFEEARDLTPQLRELGVEMVEQPFPAADLDSFARYRELPDRLPVFVDEGCKDLASVPAVAGYADGIVVKLAKCGGIREAQRMLAAAAALDLRVMLGCMIESQLGIAQAAQLGALADLVDLDGHLLISDEPFTGLGLADGRLVLPDAPGLGLVAEEAA
- a CDS encoding ABC transporter substrate-binding protein; this encodes MRTTRLLSLSAAGALALTACSGGGESVDTGDGGGGAGGGGGDVLAVAVGAQPDQFDPHVTSAYPSFQVLENVYDTLVVPNPDDLTMEPSLATDWETSEDGLTWTFTLRENVTFHDGSEFDAADVVYSYNRIMDEQLQNAYRFENVESVEAVDPQTVEITVSQPTPNLPALLGGFKGTAIIPEGAAEEYDLTTEAVGTGPFTLESSSASSTELAAYEDYWGGAPSVGGVEFRYIAEPAAALTALENGEVQWTDNVPPQQIESLQGDQDVELQSIPSVDYWYMSMNFDREPFGNPLVRQAIATAVDREAVTEAARFGAAQANQTAIPEGNFFASDYAPFDADTEAARQLLQEAGVQTPITMGLMVTDEFPETVTAAQVIAAQLEPIGIDVDVQTVDFATWLDRQAQGDFDTFMLGWLGNLDPFDYYHSQHITDGVNNYQGYSNAEVDRLLLAASSETDPDTRRDLYHDAIEMIVDDVSYLYLYNPNVVQAWAPGLTGYTIRPDRAINFEDVELP